One window of Gloeothece citriformis PCC 7424 genomic DNA carries:
- a CDS encoding pirin family protein — MITIRKAQERGHAYYRWLNTYHTFSFANYYDPNHMGFRSLRVINEDKIIGGAGFPTHGHRDMEIITYVLEGELEHKDSIGNGSIIKAGEIQRMSAGTGILHSEYNHSKTNLGHFLQIWIVPNQKGLQPSYQQETLDLDKTPGQLQLIAAPDETKGIITIHQDVLLYAGNLKQGNNLTYYLSQSRHVWLQIVRGKIALNDIILDTSDGAAISQEPDLLIEAKTDSEVLLFDLA; from the coding sequence ATGATTACTATTCGTAAAGCCCAAGAACGAGGACACGCTTATTATAGATGGTTAAATACTTATCATACTTTTTCCTTTGCCAATTACTATGATCCCAATCATATGGGATTTAGAAGTTTACGAGTCATTAATGAAGATAAAATTATTGGGGGTGCAGGTTTTCCCACTCATGGTCATCGAGATATGGAGATTATTACTTATGTTTTAGAGGGAGAATTAGAACATAAAGATAGTATCGGCAATGGTTCAATCATTAAAGCTGGAGAAATTCAACGCATGAGCGCTGGAACAGGAATTTTACATAGTGAATATAATCATTCTAAAACTAATTTAGGGCACTTCTTACAAATTTGGATTGTTCCTAATCAAAAAGGATTACAACCCAGTTATCAACAGGAAACATTAGATCTAGATAAAACACCTGGGCAATTACAACTCATTGCCGCCCCGGATGAAACGAAAGGAATAATTACGATTCATCAGGATGTTTTATTATATGCAGGAAACTTAAAACAAGGCAATAACTTAACCTATTATCTCTCTCAATCCCGTCACGTTTGGCTTCAAATTGTTAGAGGTAAAATAGCTCTTAATGATATAATTTTAGACACCAGTGATGGAGCAGCTATCAGCCAAGAACCTGACCTGTTGATAGAGGCTAAAACCGATTCAGAGGTGTTATTATTTGACCTTGCTTAA
- a CDS encoding winged helix-turn-helix transcriptional regulator: MTANPNFKPKKTCPAEKALQMISGRWKILILWELLEGVKRFGELHKALPGITQKILTQQLRELEADEIVHRQVYPQIPPKVEYSLTELGKTLQPLLETMHDWGTEHTD, translated from the coding sequence ATGACCGCTAATCCCAATTTTAAACCTAAAAAAACCTGTCCAGCCGAAAAAGCTTTACAAATGATCAGTGGCCGATGGAAAATTTTAATATTATGGGAGTTATTAGAGGGGGTTAAGCGGTTTGGAGAACTTCACAAGGCTTTACCTGGAATTACTCAAAAAATTTTAACGCAGCAATTGAGAGAATTAGAAGCAGATGAGATTGTTCATCGTCAAGTTTATCCTCAGATTCCCCCAAAAGTTGAATATTCTCTCACTGAGTTAGGAAAAACTTTACAGCCTCTTCTGGAAACAATGCACGATTGGGGAACTGAACATACTGATTAA